One region of Carya illinoinensis cultivar Pawnee chromosome 8, C.illinoinensisPawnee_v1, whole genome shotgun sequence genomic DNA includes:
- the LOC122318636 gene encoding protein FAR1-RELATED SEQUENCE 6-like: MRDKNDGFVSVMDVDDEGRLRNVFWADARSRATYEYFGDVVTFDTTYLTNRYGMPFAPFVGVNHHGQSILLGAGLLSSEDTHTFVWLFQMRLDCMNGRAPCSIITNQDRAMKSAIAIVFHNTRHRYCLWHILRKLPEKLGSHAMFNAGLKTDIQTALYDSQTITEFEESWGELVEKYDLVGNKWLQALYEERSFWVPAYLKGEFWAGMSTTQRSENMNAFFDGYVHSETTLKEFVDQFDNALRKKVKVETIADFKSINQTIPCISHFNIEKQLQSVYTNAKFKKVQRELLGLMTCNCSLVSTEWSILKYDVLDEISTDELIKTINYSVYFNEKEVDVRCTCGLFETRGILCRHALRVCQLKKIKELTNVYVLDCWRNDLKRRYTLLRSSYDDHGDREDSRNYELVVKRCLKLATKIASNNEKVHAFLRVVNDFETKCEDSTLDSTLQQMKEKADVVLDKGKKLLSPNMVRGNGRPQVRGGFHQWKRWPQRKLNE, encoded by the coding sequence ATGAGAGACAAGAATGATGGGTTCGTTTCTGTCATGGACGTGGATGACGAGGGGAGGTTACGAAATGTATTTTGGGCTGATGCTCGTAGTCGAGCGACCTATGAGTATTTTGGCGACGTAGTGACCTTTGATACTACGTACCTAACAAATAGGTACGGGATGCCTTTTGCTCCATTTGTTGGTGTTAACCATCATGGACAGTCCATATTACTAGGGGCAGGATTGCTTTCGAGCGAAGACACACACACTTTTGTGTGGTTATTCCAAATGCGATTGGATTGCATGAATGGTCGTGCCCCTTGTTCCATCATAACCAACCAAGATCGAGCAATGAAAAGTGCTATTGCCATTGTATTCCACAACACTCGTCATAGATATTGTTTATGGCATATCTTGCGCAAACTTCCAGAGAAGTTGGGGTCTCACGCCATGTTCAATGCGGGGTTGAAGACTGACATTCAGACAGCATTATATGATTCACAGACCATCACTGAATTTGAGGAGAGTTGGGGTGAACTAGTTGAGAAGTATGATCTAGTTGGCAATAAATGGCTCCAAGCCTTATACGAGGAAAGGTCTTTTTGGGTTCCAGCTTACTTGAAAGGTGAATTTTGGGCTGGTATGAGCACGACCCAAAGGTCAGaaaacatgaatgcatttttCGATGGGTATGTGCATTCCGAAACGACATTGAAGGAATTTGTTGATCAATTTGATAATGCACTTAGAAAGAAGGTTAAGGTCGAGACAATTGCTGATTTCAAATCTATCAACCAGACTATTCCCTGCATATCACACTtcaacattgagaagcaattaCAATCCGTTTATACAAATGCAAAATTCAAAAAGGTTCAAAGGGAGTTGCTAGGCTTAATGACTTGTAATTGTTCGTTGGTAAGCACAGAATGGTCAATTTTAAAATACGATGTGTTGGATGAAATTTCTACTGACGAGCTCATTAAAACAATCAATTACTCAGTATACTTTAACGAAAAGGAGGTGGATGTACGATGCACGTGTGGACTATTTGAAACGAGGGGGATTCTATGTAGGCATGCACTTAGAGTTTGTCAGTTGAAGAAGATTAAAGAGCTGACAAATGTATATGTGTTGGATTGCTGGAGAAATGACTTAAAGAGGAGATACACATTACTCAGGAGTAGTTACGATGACCATGGTGACAGAGAGGATAGTCGGAATTATGAGCTTGTTGTTAAGAGATGTTTGAAATTAGCAACCAAAATAGCctcaaataatgaaaaagtCCATGCATTCTTACGTGTTGTTAATGACTTTGAGACAAAATGTGAAGACTCAACACTAGACTCGACACTCCAACAGATGAAGGAGAAAGCAGATGTGGTATTGGATAAGGGGAAGAAGCTATTAAGCCCAAATATGGTACGAGGAAACGGGAGACCCCAAGTAAGAGGAGGGTTCCACCAGTGGAAAAGATGGCCACAAAGAAAATTAAACGAGTAA
- the LOC122319399 gene encoding proteinase inhibitor PSI-1.2: protein MAKYMSFGLTVLLLVYGAILLGSINPQIKNFMIMSVKACPLYCLDVEYMTCPSSGEKIKLNPSCNCCLAPKNCTLHLADGTSVYCKGN from the exons ATGGCTAAGTACATGAGTTTTGGGCTAACAGTTCTTCTTCTTGTGTATG GTGCAATTTTACTGGGTTCCATTAATCCACAGATCAAGAATTTCATGATCATGAGCGTGAAAGCGTGCCCGCTTTATTGCTTAGACGTGGAGTATATGACTTGTCCATCTTCAGGTGAAAAGATTAAGCTTAATCCAAGTTGCAACTGTTGCTTAGCTCCAAAGAACTGCACTCTTCACCTCGCGGATGGGACTTCGGTCTATTGTAAaggaaattga